The proteins below come from a single Aegilops tauschii subsp. strangulata cultivar AL8/78 chromosome 6, Aet v6.0, whole genome shotgun sequence genomic window:
- the LOC109779738 gene encoding U1 small nuclear ribonucleoprotein C-1, whose protein sequence is MPRYYCDYCDTYLTHDSPSVRKQHNAGYKHKANVRNYYQQFEEQQTQSLIDQRIKEHLGQAAAFQVGAPFNQHLLQYPGNMPRPRLPILPTPMMQHGYPQHQQPGGPFARPPILPVPGTPGYPGAPTMPQHGGPPGSMPMQVAPLPRPPTLQPPTSGAPGAPMSNNASPPGPPPMYQPNQPPTAGSTSGAPPLAPAAPPQAAFSYAQSNEGNH, encoded by the exons ATGCCTCG GTATTATTGCGATTACTGCGACACTTATCTGACCCATGACTCG CCATCTGTCCGTAAGCAACACAATGCTGGATATAAACACAAG GCAAATGTTCGTAACTACTATCAGCAATTCGAGGAGCAGCAAACTCAAAGTTTGATTGATCAAAGGATAAAGGAACACCTGGGACAAGCTGCAGCGTTCCAAGTTGGCGCTCCTTTCAACCAACATCTTCTTCAATATCCAGGAAATATGCCCCGTCCCCGTCTTCCGATTCTGCCCACACCCATGATGCAACATGGTTATCCTCAACATCAACAACCTGGTGGGCCATTTGCAAGGCCTCCTATTTTACCAGTTCCTGGGACTCCAG GTTATCCTGGTGCTCCAACCATGCCGCAGCACGGGGGCCCTCCTGGTTCAATGCCTATGCAGGTGGCACCTCTCCCAAGGCCTCCGACACTACAACCTCCAACATCTGGGGCCCCAGGTGCACCCATGTCCAACAACGCATCACCTCCAGGTCCTCCACCGATGTATCAACCAAATCAACCACCAACTGCAGGCTCAACTTCTGGCGCTCCACCCCTGGCCCCAGCGGCCCCTCCACAGGCTGCATTCTCCTATGCACAATCGAATGAAGGCAACCACTGA